The following coding sequences lie in one Thalassoglobus polymorphus genomic window:
- a CDS encoding DUF1501 domain-containing protein: protein MLRIESSGRQQLCDGMNRRRFIEVGSLSAFGLGLGLSGLLKHEATAAESGTFQQQSKRSVIMIWQHGGPSQLDTFDMKPLAPAEIRGPWQPIASTLPGLDVSELCPEQAKVMDKCSVIRSFSHGNGDHWAAAHWMLTGRLGANGSDRAPRQPSMGAVASHLLGPRLPGALTSVNMNDGGFGYHGGAWMGVARNPFRYGEFSYGNEAGRLPTGDHKSFSLSDGLTQERVMNRVALQNQMDQLKRKIDTFSTFDQLDDVDSQALDILMSGRTREAFNLDAEDQKTRDRYGEGWGEQALLARRLVEAGVRFVSLNTGYWDDHSNIKRGLDAKMPRHDRAVGVLIQDLADRGMLDDTLVISAGEFGRTPKINGNAGRDHWPQAQSILLSGGGYRHGQVIGSTNANAEYPTSRPVGVEDFCAIVYRALGLNVDDTIIDPSGRPVHLLPSGVVPRELI, encoded by the coding sequence ATGTTACGAATTGAAAGCTCAGGTCGGCAGCAACTTTGCGATGGAATGAATCGCCGTCGATTTATCGAAGTTGGTTCGTTGAGCGCGTTTGGCCTCGGACTGGGATTGTCTGGGCTGCTGAAGCATGAAGCGACCGCTGCAGAATCAGGCACGTTTCAACAACAGTCGAAACGTTCTGTAATCATGATCTGGCAGCATGGTGGCCCATCGCAGCTTGATACCTTCGATATGAAGCCGCTCGCTCCTGCGGAAATTCGTGGCCCATGGCAGCCGATTGCCTCAACGCTTCCAGGATTAGATGTCTCAGAACTTTGCCCTGAACAAGCCAAAGTGATGGACAAATGCTCGGTGATTCGAAGTTTCTCGCACGGGAATGGAGATCACTGGGCAGCAGCTCACTGGATGTTGACAGGTCGATTGGGGGCAAACGGGTCAGACCGTGCGCCGCGTCAGCCATCAATGGGGGCGGTCGCTTCGCACTTGCTCGGGCCTCGCCTTCCGGGGGCGCTGACTTCGGTCAATATGAACGATGGTGGATTCGGCTATCACGGCGGAGCGTGGATGGGTGTTGCACGGAATCCGTTTCGATACGGAGAGTTCAGCTACGGAAACGAAGCAGGGAGATTGCCGACCGGAGATCACAAAAGCTTTTCACTCAGTGACGGCTTAACGCAAGAGCGGGTGATGAATCGTGTTGCGTTACAAAATCAGATGGACCAGCTGAAGCGAAAGATCGATACGTTTTCGACCTTTGATCAGCTTGATGACGTCGACTCTCAGGCACTCGATATTTTGATGTCGGGACGTACACGCGAGGCGTTCAACCTGGATGCTGAAGATCAGAAAACAAGAGACCGCTACGGTGAAGGCTGGGGCGAGCAGGCGTTGTTGGCTCGGCGTTTAGTGGAAGCGGGCGTTCGATTTGTTTCGTTGAATACCGGGTACTGGGATGATCACAGTAATATCAAACGTGGTCTCGACGCCAAAATGCCCCGGCATGACCGCGCCGTCGGCGTGCTGATTCAGGACCTTGCAGATCGCGGCATGCTGGATGACACGCTCGTCATCTCTGCCGGCGAGTTCGGTCGCACGCCAAAGATCAACGGGAATGCCGGTCGAGATCACTGGCCACAGGCTCAAAGCATTCTACTCAGCGGCGGCGGTTATCGACACGGGCAAGTGATTGGCAGCACAAACGCCAACGCTGAATACCCGACTTCTCGCCCCGTCGGAGTCGAAGACTTCTGCGCCATCGTTTACCGCGCACTCGGCCTCAACGTCGACGACACCATCATCGACCCCTCCGGCCGCCCAGTCCACTTACTCCCCAGCGGCGTCGTACCACGAGAACTGATTTGA
- a CDS encoding RNA polymerase sigma factor, whose product MTSSEFQHRFESTRWTLIQAANRGEDSSSVNHALAELCEIYWFPLYAFSRKQGNQAADAQELVQGFFVELLGGSFLQKADSEKGKFRSFLLKSFRNFCTGQHRSQEAIKRGGNRQHLSIDMSQGESRYQISPFDLKSPDQLFERQWALALLETAISRLKQEYVSSGKNELYERLIPHFTDLPNARPYVEIAESLAINETAVKVAAYRMRKRYRTILRSEIAETLQCERKEDVDDELKWLISILGQ is encoded by the coding sequence ATGACGTCGAGCGAGTTCCAACATCGGTTTGAATCGACTCGCTGGACGTTAATTCAAGCTGCGAATCGGGGTGAGGATTCCTCATCGGTGAATCACGCCCTGGCGGAACTCTGTGAAATCTACTGGTTCCCTCTCTATGCTTTTTCACGCAAGCAGGGAAACCAGGCAGCCGATGCTCAAGAACTGGTTCAAGGATTTTTTGTTGAACTGCTTGGCGGTTCGTTTCTTCAAAAAGCAGACTCAGAGAAAGGAAAGTTTCGCTCGTTTCTTTTAAAGTCATTTCGAAACTTTTGCACGGGACAACATCGTTCTCAAGAGGCAATCAAACGAGGTGGCAACCGACAACACTTGTCGATCGATATGTCACAAGGCGAGTCGCGCTACCAGATCTCTCCGTTTGATTTAAAATCGCCCGATCAACTCTTCGAACGGCAGTGGGCGCTGGCACTTCTTGAAACCGCCATCTCACGCCTGAAACAAGAGTATGTTTCAAGCGGAAAAAATGAATTGTACGAACGCCTCATCCCCCACTTCACTGACCTCCCCAATGCGCGTCCGTATGTTGAGATCGCAGAATCGCTCGCTATTAATGAAACCGCGGTGAAAGTGGCTGCCTACCGGATGAGAAAACGTTATCGAACCATCCTCAGGTCCGAAATCGCAGAGACTCTTCAATGTGAACGCAAAGAAGATGTCGACGACGAACTCAAATGGTTGATTTCTATCTTAGGTCAATAA
- a CDS encoding serine/threonine-protein kinase: MSEQVAACPQCGAELPADAVSGLCPKCLLQLGFDSVPNPGTETGPYHPTFIAPTAEQLSPYFPDFEILELIGHGGMGVVYKAKQKELDRLVALKILRPDIEKDPSFAERFQREARTLAQLNHPNIITIHNFGRKDDLYFLVMEYVDGTNLRQLERSAQLKPAEALMIVPKICEALQYAHDRGVVHRDIKPENILITQEGWVKIADFGLAKLSGVPDQVSLTGTWQIMGTPHYMAPEQFEHPTEVDHRADIFSLGVVIYEMLTGELPLGRFPRPSEKTAGDKRLDDVVERTLHKEPASRYQQVSEVKTAVEGISSSPEQQQGADSSRKTYGSYLYEKLTGQQLKATSSRADSPEESREKRLKSLHNGTVYIFLLCTINLLGALILLPFPGVNLLFIFGLVSGSALYVLKHLILRRQNLQLAQWLTVVASLPLSMLCVANWIVLFLFARLDTLWKPEIESEFEEVPWNETDAARQCSSIWSWVKSFWGSVVSLFMKLWNEKSRILDGVVWLFRSLLRKFQAILPLFLGLAIWSAMWGSAAFFVEEYWIERYAPATYHIRDTTAGTLVPHSGAYEGIQVTVSESGTTYGKKLPLKKSPRSGMRLQLIPHPSSKRQRHLTHEFYLDSSIAPPNNRVGIWRENELLSPEFLKKWMAEAGIDVQDPMVQSEIEHLDQQVHLLLETGGIERDRNHEVTFPSVDTFFDEQYFTATDKGYVSHSVSTDREVQRTLQSAFVITWLLGSVSLLVIFIAYWMTPQSDEQFEMRSPGLLKWCSRGLIAYSLFGFLSLLSVDWLLFRSGWDLNFLPDFSHIDDPVRFAFEGALLACLIVTLLAGLTILRQSHLLSSKRLAIVAAMIVMIIPPWNLLAFPLGYATFFLIKTAVPKQ; encoded by the coding sequence ATGAGTGAGCAAGTCGCAGCATGTCCGCAGTGCGGAGCAGAACTCCCCGCAGATGCCGTTTCAGGACTGTGTCCGAAGTGTTTGCTACAACTCGGTTTCGACAGTGTCCCCAACCCCGGAACAGAGACAGGGCCGTACCATCCCACCTTCATTGCCCCCACAGCTGAACAACTTTCCCCATACTTCCCGGACTTCGAAATCCTCGAGCTCATTGGTCATGGCGGGATGGGGGTTGTTTACAAGGCGAAACAAAAAGAGCTGGATCGCTTGGTCGCCTTGAAGATTCTGCGACCTGACATCGAGAAAGACCCCTCGTTTGCAGAGCGGTTTCAACGCGAAGCGAGAACCCTCGCTCAGTTGAACCACCCGAACATCATTACGATTCACAACTTTGGAAGAAAAGACGATCTCTACTTTCTGGTCATGGAATACGTGGACGGAACGAATCTCCGGCAGCTGGAGCGATCCGCTCAACTGAAGCCGGCTGAGGCGTTGATGATTGTCCCAAAAATTTGCGAAGCTCTGCAATACGCCCACGATCGCGGAGTTGTCCACCGGGACATCAAGCCGGAAAACATTTTGATCACACAGGAAGGCTGGGTCAAAATTGCGGACTTTGGTCTCGCCAAACTCTCGGGAGTGCCAGATCAAGTTTCACTCACCGGAACCTGGCAGATTATGGGGACGCCACATTACATGGCGCCCGAGCAGTTCGAACATCCGACTGAAGTCGACCACCGTGCAGACATTTTCTCGCTCGGCGTCGTCATCTACGAAATGCTGACTGGAGAACTCCCACTCGGCCGGTTTCCGCGTCCATCAGAGAAAACAGCGGGTGACAAACGACTCGATGACGTGGTTGAACGTACTTTGCATAAAGAACCAGCCAGTCGATACCAACAAGTCAGTGAAGTCAAAACCGCGGTCGAAGGTATTTCTTCATCACCAGAGCAGCAGCAAGGAGCTGACTCGTCCAGAAAAACATACGGTTCTTACCTGTACGAAAAGCTGACCGGCCAACAATTGAAGGCAACCTCAAGCCGAGCAGACTCACCTGAAGAGTCCCGAGAAAAGAGACTCAAAAGCTTGCACAATGGAACCGTTTACATTTTCCTTTTGTGTACCATCAATCTTCTTGGAGCCTTAATACTGCTCCCATTTCCCGGTGTGAATCTGTTGTTCATCTTCGGATTGGTCAGCGGCTCTGCTCTGTATGTTCTGAAACACTTGATTCTTCGTCGGCAAAACCTGCAACTGGCACAGTGGCTGACGGTGGTGGCCTCACTTCCTCTGTCGATGTTGTGCGTCGCGAACTGGATCGTTCTCTTCTTGTTCGCAAGACTCGACACACTTTGGAAACCAGAGATCGAAAGTGAGTTTGAAGAAGTTCCCTGGAACGAGACAGATGCAGCTCGGCAATGTTCCTCAATCTGGAGTTGGGTCAAATCATTCTGGGGGAGTGTTGTCTCACTGTTCATGAAATTGTGGAACGAAAAGTCACGCATTCTTGATGGAGTCGTTTGGCTTTTCAGATCCTTGCTTCGGAAGTTCCAGGCGATCCTGCCGCTCTTTCTTGGCCTTGCCATCTGGAGCGCAATGTGGGGATCGGCTGCATTTTTCGTGGAAGAATATTGGATCGAGCGATACGCCCCAGCCACATACCACATACGTGACACAACTGCAGGGACACTGGTTCCACACTCAGGTGCGTATGAAGGCATTCAAGTCACTGTCTCGGAGTCTGGAACGACTTATGGGAAAAAGCTGCCATTGAAAAAAAGTCCTCGCTCTGGCATGAGGCTCCAACTCATTCCACATCCCTCCAGTAAACGTCAGCGCCATTTGACACACGAATTCTACCTCGACAGTTCAATTGCCCCGCCGAATAACCGTGTCGGCATCTGGCGAGAAAACGAACTGTTGTCGCCGGAGTTTCTGAAAAAATGGATGGCGGAAGCTGGAATCGATGTTCAAGATCCAATGGTCCAATCAGAAATCGAACATCTTGACCAGCAGGTTCACCTCTTGCTTGAAACGGGAGGCATCGAGAGAGACCGAAATCACGAAGTCACTTTCCCCTCCGTTGACACGTTCTTTGATGAGCAGTATTTCACTGCAACTGACAAAGGGTACGTGAGTCATTCCGTCAGCACTGACAGGGAAGTGCAAAGAACATTACAAAGTGCCTTTGTCATCACCTGGCTACTTGGATCCGTCTCCCTGTTAGTGATCTTTATCGCTTACTGGATGACACCGCAGTCCGATGAACAGTTTGAAATGCGGTCTCCCGGACTCTTGAAATGGTGCTCCCGAGGCTTGATCGCCTATTCCTTATTCGGATTTTTGAGCCTGCTGTCCGTCGACTGGCTACTGTTTCGCTCAGGGTGGGATCTCAATTTTCTTCCTGATTTTTCTCACATAGACGACCCGGTCCGCTTCGCCTTCGAAGGAGCATTGCTCGCCTGCCTGATCGTGACTCTTCTCGCTGGTCTGACCATCTTAAGACAATCACATCTCTTATCATCAAAACGACTCGCCATCGTCGCAGCGATGATCGTGATGATCATTCCACCGTGGAATCTCCTCGCATTCCCGCTCGGATATGCCACTTTCTTTTTGATAAAAACAGCTGTCCCCAAACAGTAA
- a CDS encoding DUF1559 domain-containing protein: MFTRHRSRGFTLIELLVVIAIIAILVALLLPAVQQAREAARRTQCKNNLKQWGLALHNYHDTMNVFPPALLNSGRYNDATYYGANRPGVLNTTGWVFLLPYIDQAGLYNQYDFNACSSMSSPYGHPVQQTDAVNAEAVSTKLNVLECPTAGVETSDYGAGTTTFYSRNDVNRANYFFATGYFTDYSSNYGANSGDPRLGAFGNNGAARMRDLTDGTSQTVLIGEGVGGPENKLSEHYGPWGLSGTHTSVHGRVVSGDDMRDPASFTPYSSNWHLNAAYNNDSLGRSYAWVFNSLHTGGGQFLMGDGSARFLNENMDYRTFCYLNYIHDGEVIGEF; encoded by the coding sequence ATGTTTACGCGTCATCGATCACGTGGTTTTACTCTTATCGAACTTCTGGTGGTCATTGCCATTATTGCGATTCTAGTGGCACTGTTGCTGCCAGCGGTACAGCAGGCTCGCGAAGCGGCACGACGAACTCAATGCAAAAACAATTTGAAGCAGTGGGGACTGGCTCTTCATAACTATCACGACACAATGAATGTCTTTCCACCGGCTCTGCTGAATTCCGGGCGCTACAACGATGCGACTTACTATGGTGCAAATCGTCCAGGGGTTCTGAATACCACGGGCTGGGTGTTTCTCTTGCCATATATTGATCAGGCTGGCTTGTACAACCAGTACGACTTCAATGCCTGCTCGAGTATGTCTTCACCGTACGGTCATCCCGTACAGCAGACTGATGCCGTCAACGCAGAGGCCGTCAGTACGAAACTCAATGTGTTGGAATGTCCGACAGCGGGGGTTGAGACCTCAGACTACGGAGCAGGAACGACGACCTTCTATTCACGCAACGATGTGAATCGAGCGAATTACTTCTTTGCGACTGGGTATTTCACAGACTACAGCTCGAACTATGGAGCAAACAGTGGAGATCCGCGTCTTGGTGCGTTCGGAAACAACGGAGCTGCCCGAATGCGTGACCTTACCGATGGGACTTCACAAACGGTTCTGATTGGAGAAGGTGTCGGCGGCCCCGAGAACAAACTTTCTGAGCACTACGGTCCCTGGGGACTTTCTGGAACACATACCTCGGTACATGGTCGCGTTGTGAGTGGAGATGACATGCGGGATCCGGCATCGTTCACACCCTACTCATCAAACTGGCACTTGAATGCTGCTTACAACAATGACTCACTAGGCAGAAGCTATGCCTGGGTGTTTAACAGCCTGCATACCGGTGGAGGTCAGTTTCTCATGGGGGATGGTTCAGCCCGTTTTCTCAATGAGAATATGGATTATAGAACGTTCTGCTATCTCAATTACATCCACGATGGAGAAGTCATTGGAGAATTCTAG
- a CDS encoding Gfo/Idh/MocA family protein has product MSNSTRRSFLKTTATAALATSSLPTLSKIASAQAVNKNSEIGIGVIGLGGRGNALAQGFQSAVGANVVAVADPDEKHASDAAKRYEAASYKDLRKLLDDPNVDAVAIATCNHWHCLAAIWAMEAGKDVYVEKPLSHSQWEGRQVVNAARKYNKIVQLGTQQRSDPMQAEAKKFLHEEKALGNIIYAQANRLGPRASIGKRDTPLPIPKEVDYDLWLGPAQDEPLYRNKFHYDWHWDWNTGSGEMGNWGVHVLDDVRNVAYQDSVTTPKRILSCGGRVVWNDAGDSPNVHYVYFDTGSFPTIIALSNLNKAPGKRGGWSSKADRPMNGPGSGYVVACEGGYYLGQRGRGVAVDKDGKEIKVFKGGDINSLHKKNFLDAIKSRDRDSLNAEVETGHISTGWCNLANVASRVAGAYDAETVRSIAPDFKPWHMLQENMRENLKPFGITVNSGEIKMSPILTHNPETEQFEGDHAYGANELLKRQYREGYEVKEIG; this is encoded by the coding sequence ATGTCTAATAGTACACGTCGAAGTTTTCTAAAGACGACTGCCACAGCAGCGTTGGCCACCAGTTCCCTTCCAACACTTTCAAAAATTGCCTCAGCACAAGCTGTCAACAAAAATAGTGAAATCGGCATCGGTGTGATTGGCCTTGGCGGACGTGGGAACGCGCTCGCTCAAGGATTCCAAAGTGCAGTTGGGGCAAACGTTGTCGCTGTCGCTGACCCGGATGAAAAGCATGCCAGCGATGCCGCGAAAAGATACGAGGCTGCTTCGTACAAAGATCTCCGAAAACTCCTCGATGATCCGAACGTCGACGCCGTCGCCATCGCAACTTGCAATCACTGGCACTGCCTGGCAGCGATCTGGGCCATGGAAGCTGGCAAAGATGTTTACGTTGAAAAACCACTCTCACACAGCCAATGGGAAGGCCGACAAGTCGTCAACGCCGCTCGGAAGTACAACAAAATCGTCCAGCTCGGAACTCAACAACGTTCCGACCCCATGCAGGCCGAAGCGAAGAAATTCCTGCATGAAGAAAAAGCACTCGGGAACATCATCTACGCGCAAGCCAATCGACTCGGCCCACGTGCCAGCATCGGGAAGCGCGACACACCATTGCCGATTCCAAAAGAAGTTGACTACGACCTTTGGCTCGGACCGGCTCAAGACGAACCGCTCTACCGAAACAAGTTTCATTACGACTGGCACTGGGACTGGAACACCGGTTCGGGTGAGATGGGCAACTGGGGCGTCCACGTTCTCGACGATGTCCGCAACGTCGCCTATCAGGATTCCGTCACCACACCAAAACGAATCCTCTCCTGCGGAGGACGTGTCGTCTGGAACGATGCGGGTGACTCACCCAACGTGCATTATGTCTACTTCGACACCGGCTCGTTCCCAACCATCATCGCACTGAGCAACCTGAACAAAGCTCCGGGGAAACGTGGTGGCTGGAGTTCCAAAGCAGACCGCCCGATGAACGGACCAGGTTCCGGCTACGTCGTCGCGTGCGAAGGAGGGTACTACCTTGGTCAACGTGGTCGGGGAGTCGCTGTCGATAAAGATGGGAAAGAGATCAAAGTCTTCAAAGGGGGAGACATCAACTCCCTGCACAAAAAGAACTTCCTCGACGCCATCAAATCCCGCGACCGTGACAGCCTCAACGCTGAAGTCGAAACGGGACATATCTCAACCGGCTGGTGCAACCTGGCGAACGTCGCCTCACGTGTCGCAGGAGCTTACGATGCAGAAACCGTCCGCAGTATCGCTCCCGATTTCAAACCCTGGCACATGCTTCAGGAGAACATGCGAGAAAACCTTAAGCCATTCGGGATTACTGTGAACAGCGGCGAAATCAAGATGAGCCCCATCCTCACCCATAACCCCGAAACCGAACAATTCGAAGGCGACCACGCCTACGGAGCAAATGAACTCCTCAAACGCCAATACCGCGAAGGCTACGAGGTGAAAGAGATCGGCTAA
- a CDS encoding FG-GAP repeat domain-containing protein, protein MTMRSVSCWVLLVLAGFVVPVQAEWIRHTIDQSSRGADGVRVMDINGDGLPDLVTGWEEGGQIRVATHPGTQLSKKAWPAVTVGQVKSPEDAVFVDLDRDGNVDVISCCEGKTRTVFVHWGSQDLSKWQTQSIPATEKVAMWMFAAPMDVDGENGTDLIVAAKGPRAKIGWLKSPRDARNLDDWKWQPLADVGWVMSIETVDMDGDGDLDILYSDRKSKTRGVHWLENETDPEKKDPEEKDTEKKNEPVQAWRRHTVGGTDREVMFLALGDVNQDGLLDIATTVKDGPITWFERVDSSGRKWTLHEVDLPAGTGSGKGIAIADVDLDGKNDLVYTCEHAAKKIGAGWLSAGQSVQNRKWTPTDISGTEHGVKFDLIQMLDLDGDGDLDLVTCEERDNLGLIWYENPTK, encoded by the coding sequence ATGACAATGCGATCTGTTTCTTGCTGGGTGTTGTTAGTCCTCGCTGGGTTCGTGGTTCCTGTTCAAGCAGAATGGATACGACACACGATTGATCAAAGCTCTCGCGGTGCAGATGGTGTCCGCGTGATGGACATCAATGGAGATGGCCTTCCGGATTTGGTGACAGGGTGGGAAGAAGGGGGGCAAATTCGTGTCGCGACACACCCCGGAACTCAGCTATCAAAAAAAGCATGGCCTGCGGTGACAGTTGGTCAGGTGAAATCTCCAGAAGATGCAGTCTTTGTCGATCTTGATCGAGACGGGAATGTAGATGTGATCAGCTGTTGCGAAGGAAAAACGCGAACTGTTTTTGTTCACTGGGGAAGCCAAGATCTTTCGAAGTGGCAAACTCAGTCGATCCCCGCCACGGAAAAGGTCGCGATGTGGATGTTTGCAGCTCCGATGGATGTTGATGGAGAAAATGGAACCGATCTCATCGTCGCTGCAAAAGGACCGAGGGCAAAGATCGGCTGGCTGAAGAGCCCGCGTGATGCACGCAATCTCGATGACTGGAAGTGGCAACCGCTGGCAGATGTGGGGTGGGTGATGTCGATCGAGACTGTCGATATGGACGGCGATGGAGATCTGGATATTCTTTACAGCGACCGAAAATCAAAAACTCGTGGTGTGCACTGGTTAGAAAACGAGACTGACCCAGAGAAAAAGGACCCAGAGGAAAAGGACACAGAGAAGAAGAATGAGCCGGTTCAGGCATGGAGGCGTCACACGGTAGGGGGAACCGATCGAGAGGTGATGTTCCTGGCATTGGGGGACGTCAATCAGGACGGACTACTCGACATCGCCACGACTGTGAAGGATGGCCCAATCACCTGGTTTGAGCGAGTCGATTCCTCTGGCAGGAAATGGACATTACACGAAGTCGATTTGCCTGCAGGAACCGGCAGCGGAAAAGGCATTGCCATTGCTGATGTCGACTTGGATGGAAAGAACGATCTGGTTTATACCTGCGAACATGCAGCGAAGAAAATCGGAGCCGGGTGGTTGTCTGCTGGTCAATCTGTACAGAATCGCAAGTGGACCCCAACTGACATCAGTGGGACCGAGCACGGAGTTAAATTTGATTTGATCCAGATGCTCGACCTTGATGGTGACGGGGATTTGGATCTCGTGACCTGCGAAGAGCGTGACAATTTAGGGCTGATCTGGTACGAGAACCCAACAAAGTAG
- a CDS encoding calcium/sodium antiporter, translating into MVTLMLMLGLIVLTLGAELLVRSATKLASAAGISPLVIGLTVVAFGTSAPELVVSLQSTLSGQPDVALGNVLGSNILNILFILGISAVIVPLVVSQQLIRFDVPLMVGLSVLVLILALDGHIGRLDGLLLTAGLISYNFWAVWKSRKEQAVVKAEHEANFGVAEKASDLRGILLNLALLIAGLALLVLGSRWFVEAVTTIARSLGVSELVIGLTVVAAGTSLPEVATSIMAAIRGERDIAVGNVVGSNIFNILGVLGISSLVSANGIGISDMALRLDIPVMVAVAFACLPIFFTGHMISRWEGGLFLGYYIAYTAYLITAATIPSMPRTFGTVMLGFVIPLTTITLAITVVRTIRQNAHSERDSQSS; encoded by the coding sequence GTGGTCACACTGATGTTGATGCTTGGGCTGATTGTTCTGACACTCGGCGCCGAACTGCTCGTCCGTAGTGCGACCAAACTGGCGAGTGCAGCCGGAATCTCACCGTTGGTGATTGGCCTGACAGTTGTCGCATTCGGAACGAGCGCCCCCGAACTTGTTGTCAGCCTTCAATCGACGTTGTCGGGGCAGCCTGATGTGGCACTCGGCAATGTACTGGGCAGCAACATCTTAAACATCCTGTTCATTCTTGGAATCTCGGCTGTAATCGTACCGCTTGTGGTCTCGCAGCAGTTAATTCGTTTTGATGTCCCGCTCATGGTGGGGCTTTCGGTTCTCGTCCTGATACTTGCTCTCGATGGTCACATTGGAAGGCTCGATGGATTGCTGCTCACTGCAGGATTGATCTCGTATAACTTTTGGGCCGTCTGGAAAAGTCGCAAGGAACAAGCTGTCGTTAAAGCCGAACATGAAGCGAATTTTGGCGTCGCCGAGAAGGCTTCAGATCTTCGTGGCATTCTGCTGAACCTCGCCCTCCTCATCGCTGGACTCGCGCTGTTGGTTCTCGGTTCACGATGGTTTGTTGAAGCAGTGACGACGATCGCCCGGAGCCTTGGCGTCTCAGAACTTGTGATCGGTTTGACCGTTGTGGCAGCGGGAACATCGCTGCCTGAAGTTGCGACATCAATCATGGCTGCGATTCGAGGAGAACGGGATATTGCGGTGGGGAATGTCGTCGGCAGCAACATCTTTAATATTCTGGGAGTCCTGGGGATCTCAAGCCTGGTTTCCGCCAATGGTATTGGCATCTCCGACATGGCGCTTCGACTCGATATCCCGGTGATGGTTGCAGTTGCCTTCGCTTGTCTCCCGATCTTCTTTACGGGACACATGATTTCCCGCTGGGAGGGTGGCTTGTTCCTGGGGTATTACATCGCCTATACCGCCTACCTGATTACGGCGGCGACAATCCCTTCTATGCCCCGGACATTTGGGACAGTGATGCTGGGCTTCGTCATTCCGCTCACAACCATCACGCTTGCCATCACCGTTGTTCGTACGATTCGCCAGAACGCTCACTCTGAGAGAGATTCACAAAGCTCGTGA
- the purM gene encoding phosphoribosylformylglycinamidine cyclo-ligase, whose translation MAISYKDSGVDLDSYAEAMARIPALLKRTQSSRVMPLAGGFAGLFRLLGEGRSYKDPVLVSGSDGVGTKVKVAIRARRFDTVGIDLVAMCVNDCLCIGAEPLFFLDYLALPKDDPDLVANLVKGVSDGCVDAGAALLGGETAIMPDLYSPGDLDMAGFCVGVVEKEDLIDGTKIESGDVILGVASDGLHSNGFSLVRKAVFEVANLEIDSHVDELGMSVSEALLTPTKIYAKLVAALLGDEAIKPNVTGIAHITGGGLAENTGRIVPEGLQASIRRCAWETPAIFNWIQGLGEIEREEMFRVFNMGIGLAIVVRSEAASAVKKRIEETGSQCWEIGSITSGKEPGVYAD comes from the coding sequence ATGGCGATTTCCTACAAAGATTCTGGAGTTGATCTCGATTCCTACGCAGAAGCGATGGCTCGAATTCCAGCTTTATTGAAGCGAACACAATCTTCCCGAGTCATGCCGCTCGCGGGGGGCTTTGCAGGCCTGTTCCGACTTCTCGGTGAGGGACGTTCCTACAAAGATCCCGTACTGGTCTCCGGTTCGGATGGAGTCGGAACGAAAGTCAAAGTTGCGATTCGTGCACGTCGCTTCGACACAGTGGGGATTGATCTGGTCGCGATGTGCGTCAACGATTGTTTATGTATCGGGGCCGAGCCGCTCTTCTTTCTCGACTACCTCGCGCTCCCGAAGGATGATCCCGATCTCGTTGCGAATCTTGTCAAAGGGGTTTCAGACGGTTGCGTCGATGCGGGAGCTGCCTTACTCGGTGGAGAGACAGCCATCATGCCTGATCTCTACTCACCCGGCGATTTGGATATGGCTGGCTTTTGTGTCGGTGTTGTCGAGAAAGAGGATCTCATCGACGGAACGAAAATAGAATCTGGTGATGTGATTCTTGGCGTAGCTTCGGATGGATTGCATTCCAACGGTTTCAGCCTGGTTCGTAAAGCTGTCTTTGAAGTCGCCAATCTGGAAATCGATTCTCACGTTGATGAACTCGGAATGAGCGTCAGCGAAGCGTTACTGACTCCAACAAAGATCTACGCAAAACTTGTCGCCGCGTTGTTAGGTGATGAAGCAATAAAACCAAACGTGACCGGGATCGCACATATCACCGGTGGTGGGTTGGCCGAGAACACCGGGCGAATCGTTCCGGAGGGGCTTCAGGCATCGATTCGTCGCTGTGCCTGGGAAACGCCAGCGATCTTCAACTGGATTCAAGGTCTGGGAGAAATCGAGCGAGAAGAGATGTTCCGCGTCTTCAACATGGGGATCGGTTTAGCAATCGTCGTTCGCTCTGAAGCCGCCTCTGCAGTCAAAAAACGAATTGAAGAAACCGGCTCACAGTGCTGGGAAATCGGCAGCATCACTTCCGGTAAAGAACCCGGTGTCTATGCCGACTGA